In one window of Desulfonatronum thioautotrophicum DNA:
- a CDS encoding zinc-binding metallopeptidase family protein, producing MKLFTCDCCGNLLYFENVFCVRCGAGLGFVPNDLRLVTISLPEEYDCELPVDRNQARSYRQCANYTKHDVCNWMVEAESEEAFCVACRLNRTIPNLNVDDNKSHWHKLEMEKRRLVFTLLSLDLPVFPRSRHPDGLAFDFLADPDPAFSDKGKVLTGHDQGLITINIAEADPVAREKMRTAMDEHYRTILGHFRHESGHYYWERLIRDTDWLEPCRELFGDDTQDYSQALERHYQNGPPTDWPERFVSAYASTHPWEDWAETWAHYLHIVDTLETAYHFGIKVRPRVETNGEIFAKLDFDPYHQDHFDVLVEHWFPVSFALNSLNRSMGHDHAYPFVLSPPVLKKLDFVHRVVRGQQLP from the coding sequence ATGAAACTCTTTACCTGTGATTGCTGCGGCAATCTGCTGTACTTCGAAAATGTGTTCTGTGTGCGCTGTGGGGCAGGGCTGGGTTTTGTGCCCAATGATCTGCGGTTGGTCACCATCTCCCTGCCGGAAGAGTACGATTGTGAACTGCCCGTGGACCGGAATCAGGCGCGGTCGTATCGCCAATGTGCCAATTACACCAAACACGACGTCTGCAACTGGATGGTGGAAGCCGAGTCCGAGGAAGCGTTCTGCGTGGCCTGCCGCCTGAACAGAACCATTCCCAACCTGAATGTCGACGACAACAAGTCACACTGGCACAAGCTGGAGATGGAGAAGCGTCGTCTGGTCTTCACGTTGTTGAGCCTGGACCTGCCGGTTTTTCCGCGCAGCAGGCATCCTGACGGATTGGCGTTTGATTTTCTGGCTGATCCGGACCCCGCTTTCAGCGACAAGGGCAAGGTACTCACCGGTCATGATCAGGGGTTGATCACCATCAACATTGCTGAGGCTGATCCCGTGGCCCGGGAAAAGATGCGCACGGCTATGGATGAACACTACCGGACCATCCTGGGCCATTTTCGCCATGAAAGCGGACATTATTATTGGGAGCGCCTGATCCGGGATACGGACTGGCTGGAGCCGTGCCGGGAATTGTTCGGCGATGATACGCAGGACTATTCCCAGGCTTTGGAGCGGCATTACCAGAACGGCCCCCCGACGGACTGGCCGGAACGCTTCGTCAGCGCCTACGCCTCCACCCACCCCTGGGAGGACTGGGCGGAAACCTGGGCGCACTACCTGCATATCGTGGACACTCTGGAAACGGCCTACCACTTCGGAATCAAGGTCCGGCCCCGGGTTGAAACCAATGGGGAGATATTCGCAAAACTGGACTTCGACCCCTACCACCAGGATCATTTTGATGTGCTGGTCGAACACTGGTTTCCCGTCAGCTTTGCCCTGAACAGCCTGAATCGGAGCATGGGCCATGACCATGCCTACCCATTCGTGCTCTCGCCTCCTGTGCTGAAAAAACTTGACTTTGTGCACCGCGTCGTCCGCGGCCAGCAGTTGCCCTAA
- a CDS encoding pyrimidine 5'-nucleotidase, with protein sequence MDAFIFDLDNTLYPASTPLFPLIDARINTYMHERAGIPKERVDHLRRQYWREYGLTMIGLARHHGVDPEDYLEYVHDVDVAAILRPCPELAEALAALPGTKVILTNGSMGHARRVLEVLGLQEVFTEIFDVRLAAYRPKPYPEPYREVLRRLGVPGSRCVMVEDMAENLKTAKDFGMATVLIGPGNGETYVDLRIDDVTLFPEAYGNYAAQINFQKNAEKS encoded by the coding sequence ATGGACGCATTCATCTTTGACCTGGACAACACCCTGTATCCGGCCTCAACACCGCTGTTCCCGCTCATTGACGCCCGGATCAACACGTACATGCACGAGCGGGCAGGCATCCCCAAAGAACGCGTGGACCATTTGCGCCGCCAATATTGGCGGGAATACGGACTGACCATGATCGGCCTGGCCAGGCATCACGGCGTCGACCCGGAGGACTACCTGGAATACGTGCATGACGTGGACGTGGCGGCGATCTTGCGCCCCTGCCCGGAACTTGCCGAGGCACTCGCGGCCCTGCCCGGAACCAAGGTGATTCTGACCAACGGCTCAATGGGGCATGCCCGCAGGGTGCTCGAGGTGTTGGGGCTACAGGAGGTGTTCACGGAGATTTTTGATGTTCGCCTGGCGGCCTACCGGCCCAAGCCCTATCCGGAACCGTACCGGGAAGTGCTGCGCCGACTCGGCGTCCCGGGGTCGCGGTGCGTCATGGTGGAGGACATGGCCGAGAACCTGAAGACCGCCAAGGATTTCGGCATGGCCACGGTGCTGATCGGCCCGGGCAATGGAGAGACGTACGTGGACCTGCGCATCGACGACGTGACCCTGTTTCCTGAGGCCTATGGCAACTACGCAGCACAAATAAATTTTCAAAAAAATGCAGAGAAATCTTGA
- a CDS encoding ferredoxin — protein sequence MTAPKHNEDQVEVDLDLEHCSRCQGCVEMCPEVFGWDDTMDLPVLLAPTGPREEVLQVAAFCPKDCIRVAGWKRDW from the coding sequence ATGACTGCACCAAAGCACAACGAAGACCAAGTCGAGGTTGACCTGGACCTGGAGCACTGTTCCCGCTGTCAGGGCTGCGTGGAAATGTGCCCCGAGGTATTTGGCTGGGACGATACCATGGATTTGCCCGTTCTCCTGGCGCCCACCGGTCCTCGGGAAGAGGTTTTGCAGGTTGCGGCCTTCTGTCCCAAGGACTGTATCCGGGTAGCCGGTTGGAAACGGGACTGGTGA
- a CDS encoding hemolysin family protein: protein MSYASLEAVFILVLILVNGFFAMSEMALVAARKVRLKAQAGKGSRRARVALLLKNRMDKFLSTAQIGITMVAILTGAVSGTTIAARVQDFLAGFPILESYSGPLGLLLVVVPITYLTLIVGELVPKKLAVSYPEKMSGFTAPVMYLLMRLAMPAVFVLTASTKAVVRVLRISPPKEPKVTEDDIRALIREAVVYGEVEHTEREILERVFRLDDLQVGALMTHHSKIVWLDPDDAEQSNLEKILTHPHSRFPVARKEPFEVLGVIKAKEYLGARVQGQETGLETGLEAHLHKLESVPATMRVLRLLELFRKKDQMHFVLVVDEYNAPRGVVTFNDILEAMVGAIPTVQAEPEPAAVRREDGSWLLDGFMSLDEVQARLGIERPMREEGQTFDNLAGFVLAHGGDEPMMGKHFDWEGHRFEIVDMDGRRIDRILVAPLVNENKR from the coding sequence GTGTCCTATGCTTCTCTCGAAGCCGTGTTCATTCTTGTGCTTATTCTCGTCAACGGCTTTTTCGCCATGTCCGAGATGGCCCTGGTGGCGGCGCGCAAGGTGCGGCTCAAGGCCCAGGCTGGTAAAGGCAGCCGCAGGGCCCGTGTCGCCCTGCTGCTGAAGAACAGGATGGACAAGTTTTTGTCCACTGCCCAGATCGGGATCACCATGGTGGCTATTTTGACCGGAGCCGTGAGCGGTACGACCATTGCCGCCAGGGTCCAGGATTTCCTGGCCGGGTTCCCAATTCTGGAATCCTATAGCGGCCCCCTGGGTCTGCTCCTGGTGGTCGTGCCCATCACCTACCTGACCCTTATTGTGGGCGAGCTTGTGCCCAAGAAGCTGGCCGTGAGTTATCCGGAAAAAATGTCCGGCTTCACGGCCCCGGTGATGTATCTGTTGATGCGTCTGGCCATGCCCGCGGTGTTCGTTTTGACCGCCTCCACCAAGGCCGTGGTCCGTGTGCTGAGGATTTCCCCGCCCAAGGAGCCCAAGGTGACCGAGGACGACATCCGGGCCCTGATCCGGGAGGCCGTGGTCTACGGGGAGGTGGAGCATACCGAGCGGGAGATCCTGGAGCGGGTGTTCCGGTTGGACGACCTCCAGGTGGGAGCGCTGATGACGCACCATTCCAAGATCGTCTGGCTCGATCCGGACGATGCGGAGCAGTCCAATCTGGAAAAAATCCTCACCCATCCCCATTCCCGTTTTCCCGTGGCACGCAAGGAGCCGTTTGAGGTTCTGGGCGTGATCAAGGCCAAGGAATACCTGGGCGCTCGCGTTCAGGGCCAGGAAACGGGCCTAGAAACGGGCCTGGAGGCCCATTTGCACAAGCTGGAATCCGTGCCCGCGACCATGCGCGTTCTGCGCCTGCTGGAACTGTTCCGCAAGAAGGACCAGATGCATTTCGTCCTGGTGGTGGACGAATACAATGCCCCCCGGGGCGTGGTCACCTTCAACGACATCCTGGAAGCCATGGTCGGGGCCATCCCCACGGTCCAGGCGGAACCGGAACCCGCCGCGGTGCGCCGGGAAGACGGGTCCTGGCTCCTGGATGGATTCATGTCCCTGGACGAGGTTCAGGCGCGGCTGGGCATCGAGCGCCCGATGCGCGAGGAGGGGCAAACCTTTGACAATTTGGCCGGCTTCGTCCTGGCTCACGGTGGCGACGAGCCCATGATGGGCAAGCATTTTGACTGGGAAGGCCATCGGTTTGAAATCGTGGATATGGACGGCAGGCGTATCGACAGGATATTGGTTGCTCCGCTTGTCAATGAGAACAAGCGCTGA
- the treZ gene encoding malto-oligosyltrehalose trehalohydrolase, which produces MSRQIASIDKHIPFGPVLEAGGVRFRLWAPGAKQVDVVLVGQDQEHSLAMPAIQDGWHEVMVPEAGPGTLYRFKINGETLVPDPGSRFQPEDVSGPSQVVDTSGFTWENPNWKGRPWAETVLYELHVGTFTPEGTYDGVRARLPYLKELGVTAVELMPLADFPGRRNWGYDGVLPFAPDSVYGSPQDLRRLIDEAHGLGLMVFLDVVYNHFGPEGNYLHLYAPQFFTEAHQTPWGAAIDFSVRQVRNFFIFNAVYWLREYRFDGLRLDAVHAIQDDGPVHILEELAQAVAKALPRDRHVHLVLENDANQSRFLNREQNGEPKYYVAQWNDDIHHVYHVLGTGETQGYYADYEDNVLDRLGRCLAQGFAYQGEPSPHREGEARGEPSAHLPPEAFVAFIQNHDQIGNRALGERLTQLSPLEKRTALTAIYLLSPQIPMLYMGEEWASEQPFPFFCDFQGDLADAVREGRRKEFAAFPEFADPAMRQRIPDPNDPVTAQSAVLNWDERYSVEHSQWLTFYKDLLALRRERIVPLLGLIQPGAATWHIKTSNVLNVKWPLIDGRELRMTGNLGSKPFFLETGFECMEPIYVSPYAKQKQTGIELEGWGLLWEMRSK; this is translated from the coding sequence ATGAGCAGACAAATTGCATCAATCGACAAGCACATTCCCTTTGGCCCGGTTCTCGAAGCCGGCGGCGTGCGTTTCCGGCTTTGGGCCCCCGGGGCAAAGCAGGTGGACGTGGTCTTGGTGGGGCAGGATCAGGAGCACAGTTTGGCCATGCCGGCTATTCAGGATGGCTGGCACGAGGTTATGGTTCCCGAGGCCGGGCCGGGCACCCTGTATCGGTTCAAGATCAACGGCGAGACCCTGGTCCCGGACCCGGGTTCGCGCTTTCAGCCTGAGGACGTCTCCGGGCCGAGCCAGGTGGTGGATACCTCCGGATTTACCTGGGAGAATCCGAACTGGAAAGGGCGGCCCTGGGCGGAAACCGTGCTCTACGAACTGCATGTGGGCACGTTCACGCCGGAAGGCACCTACGACGGGGTGCGGGCGCGGTTGCCGTATCTCAAGGAACTGGGCGTCACGGCCGTGGAGCTGATGCCCCTGGCCGATTTTCCGGGTCGCCGCAACTGGGGCTATGATGGAGTACTGCCCTTTGCCCCGGATTCGGTCTACGGCTCGCCCCAGGATTTGCGGCGTCTCATCGACGAGGCCCACGGGCTGGGGCTGATGGTTTTTCTGGACGTGGTCTACAACCATTTCGGCCCGGAAGGAAACTACCTCCATCTCTACGCCCCCCAGTTCTTCACCGAGGCCCACCAGACCCCCTGGGGCGCGGCCATTGACTTTTCCGTGCGCCAGGTCCGGAACTTTTTCATTTTCAATGCCGTTTACTGGCTGCGGGAGTATCGGTTTGACGGCCTGCGCCTGGACGCAGTCCATGCCATCCAGGATGACGGTCCCGTGCACATTCTGGAGGAATTGGCCCAGGCCGTGGCCAAAGCCTTGCCCAGGGACCGACACGTGCACCTGGTTCTGGAAAACGATGCCAACCAATCTCGATTTCTGAATCGGGAGCAGAACGGTGAACCGAAATACTACGTGGCCCAGTGGAACGATGATATCCATCACGTCTACCATGTGCTGGGCACCGGGGAGACCCAGGGCTACTACGCGGACTACGAGGACAACGTGCTGGACCGGTTGGGACGCTGCCTAGCCCAAGGCTTCGCCTATCAGGGCGAACCCTCACCTCACCGGGAGGGCGAGGCCCGGGGCGAGCCCAGCGCCCATCTCCCGCCCGAAGCCTTCGTGGCCTTTATCCAGAACCACGACCAGATCGGCAACCGGGCCCTGGGGGAACGACTGACCCAACTGTCCCCGCTTGAAAAACGTACGGCCCTGACGGCCATCTACCTGCTCAGCCCGCAGATCCCCATGCTCTACATGGGCGAGGAATGGGCCTCTGAGCAGCCTTTTCCGTTTTTTTGCGACTTCCAGGGCGACCTGGCCGATGCGGTCCGGGAAGGCCGACGCAAGGAGTTCGCGGCCTTTCCGGAGTTCGCCGACCCGGCCATGCGCCAGCGCATCCCGGATCCCAACGACCCGGTCACGGCCCAAAGCGCGGTACTGAACTGGGACGAGCGCTATTCCGTGGAACACTCCCAGTGGCTGACCTTCTACAAGGATCTCCTGGCCCTGCGCCGGGAGCGCATCGTACCCTTGCTGGGACTGATCCAGCCTGGAGCCGCCACCTGGCACATTAAGACATCCAACGTGTTGAATGTGAAATGGCCTCTCATTGATGGCCGCGAGCTGCGCATGACCGGCAACCTTGGCTCCAAACCATTTTTCTTGGAAACCGGTTTTGAATGCATGGAGCCGATCTACGTGTCACCGTATGCAAAACAAAAACAAACCGGCATTGAGCTGGAAGGCTGGGGCTTACTATGGGAAATGAGGTCAAAGTAA
- the glsA gene encoding glutaminase A, whose protein sequence is MEPLQTQLDRLVQENRHWCDQGKTAVYIPELSKQDPRLLGISICDIQGRQCYAGDCGVPFTIQSISKVAAFICMLLDNAFEDLAKKISVAPSADGFNSIVNLETKNEQRPLNPMINSGAIAGLTMVHGAAMEEKFQRVFTLIKKMAGNDKLVVNQNVYHSEVQTGDRNRSLAYFMKSTGIIDTDVDTLLDVYFRLCSVEVTCSDVARMAAVLACDGKAPWSGVHLFDEKTARIAKAVMTTCGMYDGSGEFAVDVGLPGKSGVSGGIMAASPCHLGIAVFGPALDQKGNSLAGWKLLKCLSREQDLSIFSSRKMP, encoded by the coding sequence ATGGAACCGTTGCAAACCCAGTTGGATCGGCTTGTTCAGGAAAACCGGCACTGGTGCGATCAAGGGAAGACAGCTGTTTATATCCCGGAATTGTCCAAGCAGGACCCTCGGTTGCTCGGGATCAGCATTTGCGACATACAGGGGCGCCAGTGTTATGCCGGGGATTGTGGCGTGCCCTTTACCATCCAGAGCATCTCCAAGGTGGCTGCGTTCATTTGCATGCTGTTGGACAACGCTTTTGAGGATCTGGCCAAAAAGATCAGCGTTGCTCCATCCGCGGACGGATTCAATTCCATTGTCAACCTGGAAACAAAGAATGAGCAGCGACCGTTGAACCCGATGATCAATTCCGGGGCCATTGCCGGGTTGACCATGGTCCATGGTGCGGCCATGGAGGAAAAATTCCAGCGGGTGTTCACCTTGATCAAAAAAATGGCCGGCAATGACAAACTGGTCGTGAACCAGAACGTTTATCATTCAGAGGTACAAACCGGAGACCGGAACCGCTCCCTGGCCTACTTCATGAAAAGCACCGGCATCATCGACACCGATGTGGACACGCTCCTGGACGTCTATTTCAGGCTCTGCTCCGTGGAGGTCACCTGTTCGGACGTTGCCCGGATGGCGGCTGTGCTGGCATGTGACGGTAAAGCACCCTGGAGTGGGGTTCATCTTTTTGATGAGAAAACAGCCCGCATCGCCAAGGCTGTGATGACCACCTGCGGCATGTACGACGGGTCAGGCGAGTTTGCCGTGGATGTCGGACTGCCCGGCAAAAGCGGAGTGAGCGGCGGCATCATGGCCGCCTCTCCGTGCCATCTGGGAATCGCCGTCTTTGGACCGGCCCTTGATCAGAAAGGAAACAGCCTGGCCGGTTGGAAGCTCCTGAAGTGCCTGTCCAGAGAACAGGATCTGAGCATTTTTTCGTCACGGAAAATGCCCTGA
- a CDS encoding PLDc N-terminal domain-containing protein produces the protein MIEVGGIFSLILLIACVWAIVQIFQSRASTGWKVFWIVLILLLPLIGLIIWFLAGPRGSRY, from the coding sequence ATGATCGAAGTCGGTGGAATTTTCAGTTTGATCCTGCTCATTGCCTGTGTCTGGGCCATTGTTCAGATTTTTCAAAGCCGGGCGAGCACGGGATGGAAGGTGTTCTGGATTGTTCTGATCCTGCTTCTGCCTCTGATCGGATTGATAATCTGGTTCCTGGCCGGGCCTCGTGGTTCCAGGTATTGA
- a CDS encoding ATP-binding protein, whose protein sequence is MPSFFDHSETLGVLHGFNPWWTERPFPVPKFRRLAYKACRSYLDNTSLHRAILLSGPRRVGKTVLLQQLAAALLQEGRPARSIIYLSLDHPLLKLLSLRETLRMYHQDIHPEGEPAFLLLDEIQYSREWETEIKLLVDHHPRYRIVATGSASVVHREKLAESGVGRWVTVPVPTLSFYEFTCIRDEPVPVLDAQMRPSSLFGLKDTDFAEIALKMRPLQPLFNRYLLVGGFPETARQDDIALCQRLLREDVVERVLKRDMTALFGVRNINDLEKLFIYLCLHTSGILAHAVVAKELGTTPITVGNHLALLEQANLVYRLPPVQAGGKKALKARNKYYLVDAALRNAVLLRGEEILTNFDEMGLIVETTVLRHLFAYYYRDTPEIAYWRDTATGQEVDIIIRSPAYHFPFEVKFKEKAALENNSGLVRYCAAGNISQAYLVTKQDTHFNISTPPGSSTQFLKIPAHILCYLLGQAERLLWK, encoded by the coding sequence ATGCCCTCATTTTTTGATCACTCCGAGACCCTTGGCGTTCTGCATGGTTTCAATCCCTGGTGGACGGAGAGACCGTTTCCGGTACCGAAATTCAGACGCCTGGCCTATAAAGCCTGCCGCTCGTATCTGGACAATACCTCCCTGCACCGGGCCATTCTTCTGTCCGGTCCGCGACGCGTCGGCAAAACCGTTCTTTTGCAGCAGCTTGCAGCGGCTTTGCTCCAGGAAGGGCGTCCGGCACGGAGCATCATCTATCTGAGCCTTGACCATCCGCTTTTGAAACTGCTCTCCCTGCGGGAAACGTTGAGAATGTATCACCAGGACATTCATCCGGAAGGTGAACCCGCGTTTTTGCTGCTGGATGAGATTCAGTACTCGCGGGAATGGGAAACCGAGATCAAGCTGCTTGTGGACCATCACCCCCGGTACCGCATCGTGGCCACGGGTTCCGCCAGTGTCGTGCATCGCGAAAAGCTGGCTGAAAGCGGGGTCGGGCGGTGGGTGACCGTTCCTGTGCCAACCCTCTCCTTTTACGAGTTCACGTGCATTCGCGATGAGCCGGTCCCCGTGCTGGATGCCCAGATGCGACCGAGTTCGCTGTTCGGGCTCAAGGACACTGATTTTGCGGAAATCGCGCTGAAAATGCGGCCCCTGCAACCCCTTTTCAATCGTTATCTGCTGGTTGGGGGCTTTCCGGAAACAGCGCGGCAGGACGATATTGCCTTGTGTCAGCGCCTGTTGCGGGAAGACGTGGTGGAACGGGTACTGAAACGGGACATGACGGCGCTTTTTGGCGTACGCAATATCAACGACCTGGAAAAACTGTTTATCTACCTTTGCCTGCATACCAGCGGCATCCTTGCCCATGCGGTGGTGGCCAAGGAACTGGGCACGACGCCGATCACGGTGGGCAACCACCTTGCCCTGCTGGAGCAGGCCAATCTGGTCTATCGCCTGCCCCCGGTCCAGGCAGGCGGCAAAAAGGCCCTGAAGGCCCGCAACAAGTACTACCTGGTGGACGCTGCCCTGCGCAACGCCGTCCTGTTGCGCGGCGAGGAGATCCTGACCAATTTCGATGAAATGGGCCTGATCGTGGAAACCACGGTACTGCGCCATCTGTTCGCCTACTACTACCGCGACACTCCGGAAATCGCCTACTGGCGCGACACCGCCACGGGGCAGGAGGTGGACATCATCATCCGCAGTCCGGCCTATCACTTTCCCTTTGAAGTCAAGTTCAAAGAAAAGGCGGCGCTGGAAAACAACAGCGGTCTAGTCCGCTACTGCGCGGCCGGGAACATCAGCCAAGCCTACCTGGTGACAAAACAAGATACGCATTTCAACATCTCCACACCACCGGGCTCCAGCACCCAATTCCTCAAAATCCCCGCGCACATCCTCTGCTACCTGCTCGGGCAGGCCGAGCGGCTGTTGTGGAAATGA
- a CDS encoding transglycosylase SLT domain-containing protein, whose amino-acid sequence MHLLRLTPFILALTAAFFSWAGSVQAATVVDQRALFLQAEEALLRDQRQVYLNLLPRLEGYPLKPYLVAKDLELNCDIRTTANVREFLRSYGDSPVADPLRREWLRELARQKRWSDFLQDYIPQTNENLQCLYGQALLGAGKTEAAMEHAVQMWLSGTSRPRSCDPLFAVWKEQGLLTRELVVERIQLAMNAGQNGLVQYLQRFLPQEDRSWVEYWLLVDERPGLVLQRDWNGQHSDFVLPVLAHGMRKLTRVNASRTAGDWDRIRVHNGLDRERFSRIEEDISLFMSLRFEEGAVERINNLPQGLRSDRLREWGVRAALRQQDWSAVLSMVDGLTDDQRQQPRWRYWRARAYEQTGWSEQAATLYRDLAGEAHYFGMLAADRMGLPYELTHQPVVVSAEKLEMVKQEPGLQRAVELFALKRYGPGRSEWQRALPRLDTDIQLAAALWAQELGWYDRAITATVAARHTTDLEIRFPLPHTPQIMTQSHSKNLNPAWVFGVMRQESLFMQDVGSSAGALGLMQIMPQTGQRIAGWHGERLSNSMLLLQPERNIRYGTTYLRRQLDDLQGHYALATAAYNAGQHRVKGWLPRGGELPADIWVETIPFNETRNYVERVLAYTAIYETRLGQSTMRLSQRLVPVQSPGAAAQVAEGLGYPTEVPN is encoded by the coding sequence ATGCACCTGCTACGCCTGACGCCGTTCATCCTGGCTTTGACGGCAGCCTTTTTTTCCTGGGCCGGTTCGGTTCAGGCCGCCACCGTGGTTGATCAACGCGCTTTGTTTCTCCAAGCCGAGGAGGCCTTGCTGAGAGACCAGCGCCAAGTTTACCTCAACCTGCTGCCCCGTCTCGAGGGGTATCCGTTGAAACCATATCTGGTGGCCAAGGATCTTGAACTGAATTGCGATATACGGACAACGGCCAATGTCCGTGAGTTTCTCCGGAGTTACGGTGATTCTCCCGTTGCGGACCCCTTGCGTCGGGAATGGCTTCGCGAACTGGCCAGACAGAAGCGGTGGTCCGATTTTCTTCAGGATTATATCCCCCAAACCAACGAAAATTTGCAGTGTCTCTATGGCCAGGCTTTGCTTGGTGCTGGAAAAACCGAGGCAGCCATGGAGCATGCTGTGCAGATGTGGCTTTCGGGGACATCCCGGCCCAGAAGCTGCGATCCGTTATTTGCTGTTTGGAAGGAGCAGGGGCTGCTGACACGCGAGCTGGTGGTGGAGCGCATCCAGCTGGCCATGAATGCCGGACAGAATGGGTTGGTCCAGTATCTGCAGCGCTTTCTGCCCCAAGAGGACCGCTCCTGGGTGGAATACTGGTTGTTGGTGGATGAGCGGCCTGGCCTGGTTCTCCAGCGGGACTGGAACGGGCAGCACAGTGACTTTGTCCTCCCGGTGTTGGCCCACGGCATGCGCAAGTTGACCAGGGTGAATGCCTCCCGTACTGCCGGAGACTGGGACAGGATTCGAGTGCACAATGGCCTGGATCGGGAGCGTTTTTCCCGGATTGAGGAAGATATCTCCCTGTTCATGAGTTTGCGATTCGAAGAAGGAGCCGTGGAGCGTATCAACAACTTGCCCCAGGGTCTGCGCAGTGACAGGCTCAGGGAATGGGGCGTGCGTGCGGCTTTGCGTCAGCAGGATTGGTCCGCTGTGTTGTCCATGGTTGATGGCTTGACGGATGATCAGCGACAGCAGCCGCGGTGGCGCTACTGGCGGGCACGGGCCTATGAGCAGACCGGGTGGTCCGAGCAGGCCGCGACCCTCTACCGGGATTTGGCCGGTGAGGCGCACTACTTTGGGATGCTGGCCGCGGACCGGATGGGCCTGCCCTACGAGTTGACGCACCAGCCTGTGGTGGTGTCCGCCGAAAAACTAGAGATGGTCAAGCAGGAACCAGGGCTGCAGCGGGCTGTGGAGTTGTTCGCCCTGAAACGCTATGGCCCGGGCCGCAGTGAGTGGCAGCGCGCCCTGCCCAGACTGGACACCGATATCCAACTGGCCGCGGCCCTCTGGGCTCAGGAGCTGGGCTGGTACGACCGGGCCATCACGGCCACGGTGGCCGCGCGACACACCACGGATCTGGAAATTCGCTTCCCATTGCCCCACACCCCTCAGATCATGACCCAGAGCCATTCCAAAAATCTGAATCCGGCATGGGTTTTCGGGGTAATGCGCCAAGAGAGTCTGTTCATGCAGGACGTGGGATCCTCGGCCGGCGCCTTGGGATTGATGCAGATCATGCCCCAGACCGGTCAACGCATCGCCGGCTGGCACGGAGAGCGTCTGTCCAATTCCATGCTGCTGCTCCAACCCGAGCGGAATATCCGCTATGGTACAACATACCTGCGTCGTCAGCTGGACGATCTCCAGGGCCATTATGCCCTGGCTACCGCTGCCTACAATGCGGGGCAGCACCGGGTCAAAGGCTGGCTGCCCAGAGGAGGCGAACTGCCGGCGGACATTTGGGTGGAGACCATTCCGTTCAACGAGACGCGCAATTACGTGGAGCGGGTTTTGGCCTATACCGCCATCTACGAGACGCGTCTCGGACAGTCGACGATGCGTCTCAGCCAGCGCCTCGTTCCAGTTCAGTCACCAGGAGCGGCGGCCCAAGTGGCTGAGGGGCTTGGTTACCCGACGGAGGTGCCCAACTGA